A region from the Nostoc sp. HK-01 genome encodes:
- a CDS encoding two-component hybrid sensor and regulator → MTATISEQKYVCDRHPQGIILVVDDNPANLQVLSSFLDESNFEVWAVRSGEKALQKLNNDNLPDLILLDVMMPGMDGFETCQHLKKDPRSEDIPVIFMTALSETADKVKGLRLGAVDYITKPFQHEEVLVRIEHHLKLRNLTKSLIDKNTELQKTQTQLIQAEKVATLGQLAAGIAHEVNNPINFIAGNLNFLEQYVQEIIGLIELYQKHISEPPNEIKNALKKSNLSFLLNDISKIIQSMQLGTNRVTEIVSSLNKFSRHSEAGKKIADLHEGIENTLLIIGHRLKANAHRDAIKIIKEYGDLPLVECYPGEINQVFMNLICNAIDAIEESQKNQNFQETSNNPGVIRITTEVRGEKVILKFADNGSGISEAEQTKIFDAFYTTKPIGKGTGLGLSIAYQIVVNNHHGKLYYQSQLGKGLEFIVELPI, encoded by the coding sequence ATGACAGCAACAATATCTGAGCAAAAGTATGTTTGCGATCGCCACCCACAAGGAATTATTTTAGTCGTTGATGATAACCCTGCCAATTTACAAGTTTTATCCAGCTTTTTAGATGAGTCTAACTTTGAAGTTTGGGCAGTTCGCAGTGGTGAAAAAGCTCTTCAGAAATTAAACAACGACAACTTACCAGATTTAATTTTGCTTGATGTGATGATGCCGGGTATGGATGGCTTTGAAACCTGCCAACATCTCAAAAAAGATCCTCGTTCTGAGGATATTCCTGTCATTTTTATGACTGCTCTCTCGGAAACTGCTGATAAAGTCAAAGGATTGCGATTAGGCGCTGTAGACTATATTACCAAACCTTTTCAGCATGAAGAAGTATTAGTGCGAATCGAACATCATTTGAAGCTAAGAAATTTGACCAAAAGTTTAATTGATAAAAACACTGAACTCCAAAAAACTCAAACCCAACTCATCCAAGCCGAAAAGGTAGCAACTTTAGGTCAACTAGCAGCTGGAATTGCTCATGAGGTGAATAATCCTATCAACTTTATCGCTGGTAATTTAAATTTTTTAGAACAGTATGTTCAGGAAATAATAGGTTTAATCGAACTGTATCAAAAGCATATATCCGAACCACCTAACGAAATTAAAAATGCACTTAAAAAAAGTAATTTGAGTTTTTTGCTAAATGATATATCTAAAATTATTCAATCTATGCAACTTGGGACTAATCGCGTTACAGAAATTGTCTCATCGTTAAATAAGTTTTCTCGACACAGTGAAGCAGGTAAAAAAATCGCTGACCTACATGAAGGTATAGAAAACACCCTATTAATTATCGGTCATCGACTCAAAGCTAATGCTCATCGGGATGCTATTAAAATAATTAAAGAATATGGAGATTTACCACTTGTTGAGTGCTACCCAGGTGAAATAAACCAGGTTTTTATGAATTTGATTTGTAATGCCATAGATGCTATTGAAGAATCACAAAAAAATCAAAATTTTCAGGAGACAAGTAATAATCCAGGTGTGATTCGGATTACAACAGAGGTAAGAGGAGAGAAAGTAATTCTCAAATTTGCCGATAATGGCTCAGGAATTAGTGAAGCAGAGCAAACAAAAATTTTCGATGCTTTCTATACAACTAAACCCATCGGGAAAGGAACTGGGTTAGGTTTATCAATTGCTTACCAAATTGTGGTTAATAATCATCATGGGAAACTATATTACCAATCGCAGCTAGGTAAAGGTCTAGAGTTCATTGTTGAATTACCTATCTGA
- a CDS encoding processing proteinase — translation MKFKISNARRLIYVVMFAFAFLLLTFDFSLAATTAAKHYTELKLPALPAVKLPKYERFVLQNGLVVYLVEDHELPLVSGSALVRTGSRWETGEKVGLAGLTGAVMRTGGTKKHSPDELNEILEQRAASVETSIGEGSGNASFDALSEDTEIVLGLFAEVLREPVFAQDKLDLAKTQAKGGIARRNDDPNGIASREFKKLVYGKASPYARTVEYATLDQIKRDDLVQFYQQYFHPNNMILGIVGDFDSKKMRSLIQAKLGDWQRNPKITQPQLPEVSTATTGGVFFVNQPQLTQSSVLIGHLGGRFDSPDYAPLDVLNGVLNGFGGRLFNEVRSRQGLAYSVYGYWSPRFDYPGMFLAGGQTRSDATVQFVKSLQTEIKRIQAQPVSSKELAFAKESTLNSFVFNFQDPGQTLSRLMRYEYYGYPSDFLFRYQKAVAATTAADVQRVAKQYLKPENLVTLVVGNQTTIKPPLTGLAKQVTPIDVTIPGSPSQTKN, via the coding sequence ATGAAATTCAAAATATCAAATGCTAGAAGGTTAATTTATGTTGTCATGTTTGCCTTCGCCTTTTTACTTTTGACTTTTGACTTTTCTTTAGCGGCGACAACAGCAGCCAAACATTACACAGAGCTAAAACTACCAGCTTTACCTGCTGTCAAGTTACCCAAATATGAGCGATTTGTTTTACAAAACGGCCTAGTTGTGTATTTAGTAGAAGATCATGAACTGCCGTTAGTCAGTGGTTCAGCCTTGGTGCGTACAGGTAGCCGTTGGGAAACAGGCGAGAAAGTTGGGTTAGCTGGTTTAACAGGTGCAGTCATGCGGACTGGGGGAACTAAAAAGCATTCACCCGATGAACTCAATGAAATATTAGAACAACGGGCAGCATCTGTAGAGACTAGTATTGGAGAAGGCTCAGGTAACGCTAGTTTTGACGCATTGAGTGAAGATACAGAAATAGTATTGGGACTGTTTGCCGAAGTGCTACGGGAACCAGTATTTGCCCAAGATAAGCTAGATTTAGCCAAAACACAGGCAAAAGGCGGAATTGCACGACGCAATGATGATCCTAATGGAATTGCTAGTCGAGAATTCAAGAAATTGGTTTATGGCAAAGCCAGCCCTTATGCCCGGACTGTAGAATATGCCACATTGGATCAAATTAAGCGTGACGATTTAGTTCAGTTCTATCAGCAATATTTTCACCCCAATAACATGATTTTGGGCATTGTAGGAGATTTTGATAGTAAAAAAATGCGATCGCTCATTCAAGCGAAATTAGGTGATTGGCAACGTAACCCAAAAATCACCCAACCCCAGTTACCAGAAGTCTCCACAGCCACTACAGGCGGAGTCTTTTTTGTTAATCAGCCACAGTTAACTCAAAGTAGCGTACTCATTGGGCATTTAGGTGGTAGATTCGACAGCCCAGACTATGCACCACTCGATGTATTAAATGGTGTGTTAAATGGGTTTGGGGGAAGATTATTTAATGAAGTGCGATCGCGCCAAGGTTTAGCTTACTCTGTATATGGTTACTGGAGTCCCCGCTTTGATTACCCTGGTATGTTCTTAGCCGGTGGACAAACCCGTTCTGATGCTACAGTCCAATTTGTCAAATCCTTACAAACAGAAATTAAACGCATCCAAGCTCAACCTGTAAGTTCCAAAGAATTGGCTTTTGCCAAAGAATCTACCCTCAACTCCTTTGTGTTTAACTTTCAAGACCCCGGTCAAACCTTATCGCGGTTGATGCGATATGAATATTACGGCTACCCATCCGACTTTTTGTTTCGTTATCAAAAAGCCGTCGCCGCCACAACAGCCGCCGATGTGCAACGGGTAGCCAAGCAATACCTCAAACCCGAAAACTTAGTAACTCTAGTTGTCGGAAATCAAACCACTATTAAACCGCCATTAACAGGTTTAGCCAAACAAGTCACACCCATAGACGTAACCATTCCCGGTTCGCCTTCACAAACGAAAAATTAA
- a CDS encoding TetR family transcriptional regulator, with product MRVFNSPPPSEAQTRTRILQAARRLFASQGFDGTTTRDLAQSAGVAEGTLFRHFPNKKAILVEVATSGWVEILTDLLTELSEMGSYKAVAQVMRRRMWNFQKNADLMRVCFMEVQFHPDLRDRIQIEVINKMTDVAEAFFQTAMDKGIYRQTDAKLVAKVFLGMFAIAGFSNNTLMEPDASPQEMQHMAEGLADIFLNGVLAKE from the coding sequence ATGCGAGTTTTTAATTCTCCCCCCCCCTCAGAAGCACAAACACGTACCCGCATTTTACAAGCGGCCAGGCGGCTTTTTGCTTCTCAAGGATTTGATGGTACTACCACCCGTGACTTAGCACAATCAGCGGGAGTCGCTGAAGGTACACTATTTCGACATTTTCCCAATAAAAAGGCAATTTTAGTGGAGGTTGCCACGAGTGGCTGGGTGGAAATTTTAACAGATTTGCTGACGGAATTGAGCGAAATGGGCAGCTATAAGGCTGTTGCTCAGGTGATGCGCCGTCGGATGTGGAATTTCCAGAAAAACGCTGATTTGATGCGGGTGTGTTTTATGGAGGTGCAGTTTCATCCTGATTTACGCGATCGCATTCAAATAGAAGTCATTAATAAAATGACAGATGTGGCTGAAGCATTCTTTCAAACAGCAATGGATAAAGGTATCTATCGCCAAACCGATGCCAAACTTGTGGCTAAGGTGTTCCTCGGAATGTTTGCGATCGCTGGTTTTTCTAACAACACCCTTATGGAACCTGATGCTTCTCCCCAAGAAATGCAACACATGGCTGAAGGACTCGCTGACATCTTTCTCAATGGAGTGTTAGCAAAAGAGTAA
- a CDS encoding multi-sensor hybrid histidine kinase has protein sequence MKLWRRSEPIPLKCDIKNSYSRNLLLRFVVGSTTIAVSIAAYCTYLAARNLALADLQQSAFQQVQRGVDEIEEWLHVRKVEVQTLANTATVRTLDWSVAEPYLQAEVKRINEFFFFQIVTPDGSFSNTQVGRSTKNIKDRDFFQKAIAGQSNISDPFISRSTGIPLIAIATPIYGNSQVNGSPIGVFHGNVKVDRINKVVNSLRYGNNSYAFALNSQGQAIVHPNAALMSTLEKPAPSLLKIADRNLNAIAQQMVNKQQGIQLLEIDGTKKYVAYIPLQEANWSLALVIPRENIESRLQFLDLIALIVAGLTVTMITVLWRVQAFEQAQLKKSQTAAETANFAKSEFLANMSHELRTPLNGILGCAQILLRSQGLPEKEQYHVNIIEQCGSHLLTLINDILDLSKIEARKLELHPQDVHFPSFLQGIAEIAQIRAEQKGILFVYETVNELPTAVHIDVKRLRQVLLNLLGNAIKFTDEGQVRFKIQAIAQLDSHGQTQKYFIHCSIEDTGIGIAPAELSKIFLPFEQVGEKKRQTEGTGLGLAITRQLVQMMGSDIYVKSQVGEGSTFWFELEMPVASEWVQSAMAASTKQIIGFEDSPRIILMVDDRWENRTVITNLLQPLGFDVVEANNGQEGLAKAIAIKPDLVITDLLMPEMDGFELIRSLRHTPEIQDIKIIVSSASVFEADQNRSLQAGGNDFLSKPVQVDELLNQLEQHLNLTWIYQQSQSERQVTNKLATVNIPSDSWIPLSPEVLGELITLAEKGNFNAILKWADQLEALDPNFANFANQLRQLARQFDEDILISFLNQN, from the coding sequence ATGAAGCTTTGGAGAAGGTCTGAACCAATTCCATTAAAATGTGATATTAAAAACAGCTACTCCCGAAATTTACTGCTTAGATTTGTTGTTGGCAGCACTACAATTGCTGTCAGTATTGCAGCTTATTGCACCTATCTAGCAGCTCGCAACCTGGCGTTAGCAGATTTGCAACAAAGTGCGTTTCAACAGGTGCAAAGAGGAGTTGATGAAATAGAAGAGTGGTTACACGTCCGCAAAGTAGAAGTACAAACCCTGGCAAATACTGCAACGGTACGTACTTTAGATTGGTCTGTAGCAGAGCCATATTTACAGGCAGAAGTCAAGCGGATCAATGAATTTTTCTTTTTCCAAATAGTTACCCCAGATGGTTCGTTTTCTAATACTCAGGTTGGTAGGTCAACAAAGAATATTAAGGATCGAGACTTCTTTCAAAAAGCAATAGCAGGACAAAGCAATATTTCCGATCCTTTTATCAGCCGTTCTACAGGAATTCCTTTAATTGCGATCGCCACTCCAATCTATGGCAATTCTCAGGTTAATGGTTCACCAATTGGGGTATTTCACGGCAATGTAAAAGTTGATCGGATTAATAAAGTTGTCAATTCCCTGCGCTACGGCAATAACAGCTATGCTTTCGCCCTGAATTCCCAAGGACAGGCGATCGTTCATCCTAACGCGGCCTTAATGTCAACCTTGGAAAAACCTGCACCCAGCCTGCTAAAAATTGCAGATCGTAATTTAAATGCGATCGCCCAGCAGATGGTAAACAAACAACAGGGAATTCAGTTGTTGGAAATTGACGGAACTAAAAAATATGTTGCTTATATTCCCTTACAAGAAGCTAATTGGTCTTTGGCTTTGGTAATTCCCCGCGAAAATATTGAATCTCGCTTGCAATTCCTGGATTTAATCGCGCTGATTGTCGCAGGGCTGACAGTCACCATGATTACTGTTTTGTGGCGGGTGCAAGCATTTGAACAAGCGCAACTAAAAAAATCTCAAACGGCGGCTGAGACAGCAAACTTCGCCAAAAGCGAATTTTTAGCCAACATGAGTCATGAACTGCGAACACCCTTAAATGGCATTTTGGGTTGCGCGCAAATTTTGCTGCGTTCCCAAGGTTTACCAGAAAAAGAACAATATCACGTCAATATCATTGAACAATGTGGTTCTCATTTACTGACTTTGATTAATGACATCTTAGATCTCTCGAAAATTGAAGCCAGAAAACTGGAACTACATCCCCAGGATGTGCATTTTCCGTCGTTTCTTCAGGGAATTGCCGAAATTGCTCAGATTCGGGCAGAACAAAAAGGGATTTTGTTTGTTTATGAAACCGTGAATGAATTACCTACAGCAGTTCATATCGATGTTAAAAGGTTGCGTCAGGTATTGTTGAACCTGTTGGGAAATGCCATTAAATTTACCGATGAAGGTCAAGTTAGATTTAAAATTCAGGCGATCGCGCAACTTGACTCTCATGGACAAACACAGAAATACTTTATTCACTGTTCTATCGAAGATACAGGAATTGGTATAGCACCAGCAGAACTGAGTAAGATTTTTTTACCATTTGAGCAAGTAGGTGAAAAAAAGCGTCAGACAGAAGGTACAGGATTGGGTTTAGCCATCACGCGCCAGTTAGTACAGATGATGGGTAGTGATATCTATGTCAAAAGCCAAGTTGGTGAGGGTAGTACTTTCTGGTTCGAGTTAGAAATGCCAGTAGCCAGCGAATGGGTACAATCAGCAATGGCTGCATCAACAAAACAAATCATTGGCTTTGAGGATAGTCCGCGCATAATTTTGATGGTGGATGATCGCTGGGAAAATCGCACAGTCATTACAAACTTGTTACAACCACTAGGCTTTGATGTAGTTGAAGCTAACAACGGTCAGGAAGGTTTAGCAAAAGCGATCGCCATCAAACCAGATTTGGTCATTACAGACTTACTCATGCCAGAAATGGATGGGTTTGAATTGATTCGCAGTCTGCGTCACACCCCAGAAATTCAAGATATCAAAATTATTGTTTCTTCTGCTAGTGTCTTTGAAGCCGACCAAAATCGCAGTCTCCAAGCAGGCGGTAACGATTTTCTCAGCAAACCTGTACAAGTAGATGAATTACTCAATCAATTAGAACAGCATTTAAACTTGACATGGATTTATCAGCAGTCTCAGTCTGAGAGACAAGTAACCAACAAATTAGCTACAGTCAATATTCCATCAGATTCCTGGATTCCTCTTAGTCCCGAAGTATTGGGAGAACTCATCACATTAGCGGAAAAAGGTAACTTCAATGCCATCCTCAAGTGGGCTGATCAACTGGAGGCTTTAGATCCAAATTTTGCTAACTTTGCTAATCAACTAAGACAACTAGCAAGACAATTTGATGAAGATATCCTGATCAGTTTTTTGAATCAAAATTAG
- a CDS encoding peptidase M16 domain-containing protein produces MNHFRSLRAVFNWSNQRSLKLLRLFITYFAIAILVSGSLPEIALAQTQTAPPPPRTLQPSKTPAKSSIQPYLDRVVKQLTKFQLDNGMKFIVLERHQAPVVSFLTYADVGGVDEPDKKTGVAHFLEHLAFKGTQRIGTTDYKAEKPLLERLEQLDNQIRTAKADGKKAEVARLQAEFKQVEAQAGKLVKQNEMGQIVEQAGGVGLNANTSTEATRYFYSFPSNKLELWMSLESERFLEPVLSREFYKEKDVILEERRLRVENSPIGLMIEKFIDAAYKVHPYRRPVIGYDEDIRNLTPTDVQKFFDTYYAPNNLAIAIVGDVNPNEVKRLAQIYFGRFQAKAKPQSQISVEPKQTETRQVTLELASQPWYLEGYHRPAIKHPDNAVYEIIGRLLSEGRTSRLYKSLVEKQQLALTAQGQSGFPGDKYPNLMLFYALTAPGHTVDELATGLRQEIDNLKTQPVTAVELQRVKTQARADLLRSLDSNTGMAQLLLEYEVKTGDWQNLFKQLDEIAAVTPADIQRVAKAAFTPENRTIGKLLSKQG; encoded by the coding sequence ATGAATCATTTCCGTAGCCTTCGAGCAGTTTTCAATTGGTCAAACCAACGATCGCTAAAACTGTTGCGGCTGTTTATTACATATTTTGCGATCGCCATCTTAGTTTCTGGTTCTCTACCAGAAATAGCTTTGGCACAAACTCAAACTGCACCACCTCCCCCACGCACACTACAACCTAGCAAAACACCCGCTAAAAGTTCGATTCAGCCTTATTTAGATCGGGTGGTTAAGCAGTTGACAAAGTTTCAGCTAGACAATGGGATGAAGTTCATTGTTTTAGAACGCCATCAAGCGCCTGTGGTATCATTCTTGACCTACGCTGATGTTGGTGGTGTGGATGAGCCAGACAAAAAAACAGGTGTGGCACACTTTCTAGAACATTTAGCTTTTAAAGGTACGCAACGTATTGGTACAACAGATTACAAAGCTGAAAAACCGCTACTAGAACGCCTAGAACAGTTAGATAATCAAATTAGAACAGCTAAGGCGGATGGTAAAAAAGCTGAAGTGGCGCGGTTGCAAGCCGAATTTAAGCAAGTAGAAGCCCAAGCAGGTAAGCTAGTCAAGCAAAACGAGATGGGGCAAATTGTCGAACAAGCGGGAGGAGTAGGTTTAAATGCCAATACTTCCACAGAAGCCACCCGCTATTTTTACAGTTTTCCATCCAATAAACTAGAACTTTGGATGTCCCTGGAGTCAGAGCGATTTCTAGAACCTGTACTCAGTCGGGAGTTTTATAAAGAAAAAGATGTCATTTTGGAAGAACGGCGCTTAAGGGTAGAGAACTCACCTATTGGTTTGATGATCGAGAAATTCATTGATGCAGCGTACAAAGTTCACCCATATAGAAGGCCTGTGATTGGTTATGACGAAGATATCCGTAACCTGACACCTACAGATGTGCAGAAATTCTTTGATACTTACTATGCACCAAATAATTTAGCGATCGCAATTGTCGGTGATGTTAACCCCAACGAAGTTAAACGACTGGCACAAATTTACTTTGGACGATTCCAAGCCAAAGCCAAACCCCAATCTCAAATTTCTGTAGAACCCAAGCAAACCGAAACACGCCAAGTAACTTTAGAACTAGCTTCCCAACCTTGGTATTTAGAAGGTTATCACCGTCCGGCAATTAAGCATCCAGATAACGCCGTCTATGAAATTATCGGTAGGCTGCTGAGTGAAGGGCGCACTTCCAGGTTATATAAATCGCTGGTAGAAAAACAACAATTAGCCCTTACGGCTCAAGGACAAAGTGGATTTCCTGGCGATAAGTATCCCAACCTAATGCTATTTTATGCCCTGACGGCTCCCGGCCACACGGTTGATGAGTTAGCCACAGGTTTACGCCAAGAAATTGATAACTTAAAAACTCAACCAGTAACAGCAGTGGAATTACAGCGCGTTAAAACCCAAGCTAGGGCTGATTTATTACGCAGCCTTGATTCTAATACAGGTATGGCACAGCTATTACTGGAATATGAAGTGAAAACAGGTGATTGGCAAAACTTGTTCAAGCAATTGGATGAAATTGCGGCGGTAACTCCGGCAGATATTCAACGAGTGGCAAAAGCAGCATTTACACCCGAAAATCGCACCATTGGTAAGCTGTTGTCGAAACAAGGATGA
- a CDS encoding alpha/beta hydrolase fold protein: MLQFQPPGFGHKVIHTSLGAMVYYTQTSAPWLNADTEDLTPLIFLHNFGGGASAYEWSKVYPAFAAKYRILAPDLIGWGDSAHPVRDYQIKDYLNAIAEFITQTCHQPVTVIASSLTAALTIRLAISQPQLFQSLYLVSPSGFDDFGQGAGRRLPLSVINTPLVDSLIYALGAENELAVRNFLQSFLFANPARVSSEMVAAYLTSAQQPNARFAALAFLRGDLYFDLSLYLQQLTIPTVFFWGEKAQFTSIKLGQRLANLNSDIVEKFYAIADAGVLPHLELPEVIIGLLQQHLN; the protein is encoded by the coding sequence ATGCTTCAGTTTCAACCTCCTGGCTTTGGGCATAAAGTGATTCATACTTCCTTGGGAGCGATGGTATATTATACTCAAACATCTGCACCTTGGTTGAATGCTGATACTGAAGATTTAACCCCACTAATATTTCTGCATAATTTTGGGGGTGGAGCTTCTGCTTATGAATGGTCGAAAGTGTATCCAGCTTTTGCCGCAAAATATCGCATTTTAGCGCCTGATTTAATTGGTTGGGGTGATTCTGCACACCCAGTGCGCGATTATCAAATTAAAGATTATCTAAATGCGATCGCCGAATTTATTACTCAAACTTGTCACCAGCCTGTAACAGTTATCGCCTCATCGCTAACCGCTGCTTTGACTATCCGTTTAGCTATTAGTCAACCGCAATTATTTCAATCATTATATTTAGTTTCTCCTTCGGGTTTTGATGATTTTGGTCAAGGTGCTGGACGTAGATTACCACTTTCAGTAATTAATACACCGCTGGTAGATAGTTTAATTTATGCGTTGGGTGCGGAAAATGAATTAGCAGTGCGAAATTTTTTACAAAGTTTTCTTTTTGCCAACCCGGCTCGTGTTTCATCAGAAATGGTAGCAGCTTATTTAACTTCAGCACAACAACCAAATGCGAGGTTTGCTGCTTTGGCATTTTTACGAGGTGATTTGTATTTTGATTTGAGTTTATATCTGCAACAATTAACAATTCCAACTGTGTTTTTTTGGGGTGAAAAAGCACAATTTACTAGTATTAAATTAGGGCAGAGATTGGCGAATTTAAATTCTGATATTGTAGAAAAATTTTATGCGATCGCAGATGCTGGGGTGCTGCCTCATTTAGAATTACCAGAAGTAATTATTGGTCTATTACAGCAGCACTTAAATTAG